In Microplitis demolitor isolate Queensland-Clemson2020A chromosome 9, iyMicDemo2.1a, whole genome shotgun sequence, one genomic interval encodes:
- the LOC103574726 gene encoding calaxin-like translates to MTDMLNDPSKEIIYLKKNNRLFKKLVKETHFDSDEIKALALIHYKICKEYGPITRSIFRDILHAGFDFTENVRHLVIDRIFSTMTSQNSLGLNLEQWIKALSVSLRGTLDQRIKSAFHVYDSLMTGKIRREQIFSNMRGCLIGLGDEDHTESLKDFVEMILRNLDVDRDGHISESDFSKSVTDKNLLLLECMGPVFPSREARHAFSVTFTPKTANF, encoded by the exons ATGACAGACATGTTGAATGATCcttcaaaagaaataatttatctgaaaaaaaataaccgattgttcaaaaaattagtCAAAGAAACTCATTTCGACTCTGATGAGATcaaag ctcTTGCATTGATACActacaaaatttgtaaagAATATGGCCCGATAACGAGATCAATATTCCGCGATATTCTACACGCAGGATTCGATTTCACGGAAAATGTGCGTCATTTAGTGATAGACAGAATTTTTTCCACTATGACGAGTCAGAATTCACTGGGACTAAATTTAGAGCAGTGGATAAAAGCTCTGTCGGTTTCACTGCGAGGAACTTTGGATCAACGTATTAAATCGGCTTTTCATGTTTACGATTCGCTTATGACGGGTAAAATAAGGCGGgaacaaatattttcaaatatgagAGGCTGCTTGATTGGATTGGGTGACGAAGATCATACTGAGTCTCTTAAA GATTTCGTGGAAATGATTTTGAGAAATTTGGATGTCGATCGTGACGGTCATATAAGCGAGTCTGACTTTTCCAAGTCGGTGACTGACAAAAATTTGCTGTTACTCGAGTGCATGGGCCCCGTTTTTCCGTCCCGGGAAGCTAGACATGCGTTTTCGGTGACTTTCACCCCGAAAACtgcaaatttttga
- the LOC103574727 gene encoding uncharacterized protein LOC103574727 — protein MAKYLMISISVLAKIILIQGIFYKNIKVSMRLDLSGSLNRLCGVDESTDDDDLTCDCLSRLSISSTVQAGKYHHVANYNKNNSAALTGYASIHQTEPDLYLGGRSRLKFNNAKCTKNGETKELKNRTTHVFHVSKLFSTATVPNDYFDYIFNDDGELFISTKQDINSENALPIQELSLEVNDTELYKFDKDLGTMCGESLKKGSIEESLWSIFNFTFLHGNGCDFPKDHIFEPIFNIPMAVTLNEPLPCGEYKLDFSINAGKFYLSWFGSIRWSLLYGSHCA, from the exons ATGGCCAAGTATTTGATGATAAGTATCAGCGTGTtggctaaaattattttaatacaa ggaattttttacaaaaatatcaaagtatCAATGCGACTGGATCTTTCGGGTTCATTGAATCGTCTCTGCGGCGTCGACGAGTCTACTGACGATGATGATTTGACATGTGATTGCTTATCCCGTTTATCGATATCAAGCACAGTGCAAGCGGGAAAATATCACCATGTTGCTAATTACAACAAGAACAATTCAGCTGCATTGACTGGTTATGCATCGATCCATCAAACTGAACCAGATTTATATCTTGGAGGTCGATCACGGctcaaa ttcaatAATGCGAAATGTACCAAAAATGGCGAAactaaagaattgaaaaatcgtACGACTCACGTATTCCATGTCAGCAAGCTATTTTCAACAGCGACTGTACCAAACGATTATTTcgattacatttttaatgacGATGGAGAATTGTTCATTTCTACAAAACAAGATATAAACTCTGAAAACGCACTACCAATT CAAGAACTGTCATTAGAAGTGAATGATACCGAATTGTATAAATTTGACAAAGATCTCGGTACAATGTGTGGTGAGTCATTGAAAAAAGGTTCCATTGAAGAATCGCTTTGGagtatattcaattttacttttttacatgGCAATGGATGTGATTTTCCGAAg gaTCATATATTTGAACCCATATTTAATATACCAATGGCAGTAACATTGAATGAGCCACTACCGTGTGGTGAATATAAACTAGACTTTTCCATCAATGcgggtaaattttatttatcctgGTTTGGTTCCATCAGGTGGTCATTATTGTATGGCAGTCATTGTGCTTAA